One region of Mycolicibacterium insubricum genomic DNA includes:
- a CDS encoding heavy metal translocating P-type ATPase has translation MTVEVAPPHAQPRRVRLDVGGMTCAACAARVETKLNRTPGVHASVNFATGVATIDVPDTVDDAALCAVVTKAGYEAAPHVDGAKSGPDTDDDHARDLLRRLLVAAVLFVPLADLSVMFAVVPSSRFDHWQWVLLGLAAPIVTWAAWPFHKVALRNARHGTSSMETLISVGVTAATCWSLYTMFGPASRHHDQPAGIWAALTGSDAIYLEVAAGVTVFVLAGRYFEARARAKAGGALRALAALSAKNAAVLMPDGSELVIPADELKEGQKFVVRPGQTISADGLVVDGGAAVDMSAMTGEATPVRANPGAKVIGGTVVLDGRLVVEAAAVGADTQFAGMVRLVEEAQAQKADAQRLADRISAVFVPVVLVIAACTLAGWLLAGADVDKALGAALAVLVIACPCALGLATPTAMMVASGRGAQLGIFLKGYRALEAIKAVDTVVFDKTGTLTVGHPVVTEVTAAPGCDDAEVLALAAAVETASEHALAVAITTAAAEVPGSVTDFAAIAGNGVTGLVDGHRVAVGRPSWVARSARIPAELADARRCAEHRGETVVYVAVDDVACAAIAVADTVKDSAVGAIAALHERGLRTVLLTGDNAATAAAVAEQVGIDEAIADVLPEGKVDVIEQLRAGGRVVAMVGDGINDGPALASADLGLAIGRGTDVAIGAADVILVRDNLDVVPQALDLARATMRTIRVNLAWAFGYNVAAIPIAAAGLLNPLIAGGAMAFSSFFVVSNSLRLRNFGSED, from the coding sequence GTGACCGTCGAGGTAGCGCCGCCGCACGCGCAGCCGCGCCGGGTGCGCCTGGACGTCGGCGGCATGACCTGCGCGGCGTGCGCTGCCCGGGTCGAGACCAAACTCAACCGGACACCCGGGGTGCACGCCTCGGTGAACTTCGCGACCGGCGTCGCCACCATCGACGTGCCGGACACCGTCGACGACGCCGCCCTGTGCGCGGTGGTCACCAAGGCCGGCTACGAGGCGGCCCCGCACGTCGACGGCGCCAAATCCGGACCCGACACCGACGACGACCACGCCCGCGACCTGCTGCGCCGACTGCTGGTGGCCGCGGTGCTGTTCGTGCCGCTGGCCGACCTGTCGGTGATGTTCGCGGTGGTGCCCAGCAGCCGCTTCGACCACTGGCAGTGGGTGCTGCTGGGGCTGGCCGCCCCGATCGTCACCTGGGCGGCCTGGCCGTTCCACAAGGTGGCGCTGCGCAACGCCCGGCACGGCACCTCGTCGATGGAGACGCTGATCTCGGTCGGGGTGACCGCCGCCACCTGCTGGTCGCTCTACACCATGTTCGGTCCCGCCTCGCGGCACCACGACCAGCCGGCCGGTATCTGGGCGGCGCTGACCGGCAGCGACGCGATCTACCTCGAGGTCGCCGCCGGGGTCACGGTGTTCGTGCTGGCCGGCCGGTACTTCGAGGCCCGCGCCCGGGCCAAGGCCGGCGGCGCGCTGCGCGCCCTGGCCGCGCTGAGCGCCAAGAACGCCGCGGTGCTGATGCCCGACGGCAGCGAGCTGGTGATCCCCGCCGACGAGCTCAAGGAAGGCCAGAAGTTCGTGGTCCGGCCGGGTCAGACCATCTCCGCCGACGGCCTGGTGGTCGACGGCGGCGCCGCCGTCGACATGAGCGCGATGACCGGCGAGGCCACCCCGGTGCGCGCCAACCCGGGCGCCAAGGTCATCGGCGGCACCGTGGTGCTCGACGGCCGCCTGGTGGTGGAGGCCGCCGCCGTCGGCGCCGACACCCAGTTCGCCGGCATGGTCCGCCTCGTCGAGGAGGCCCAGGCGCAGAAGGCCGACGCCCAGCGGCTGGCCGACCGGATCTCGGCGGTGTTCGTCCCGGTGGTGCTGGTGATCGCCGCGTGCACGCTGGCCGGCTGGCTGCTGGCCGGCGCCGACGTCGACAAGGCGCTGGGCGCCGCGCTGGCGGTGCTGGTCATCGCCTGCCCGTGCGCGCTGGGCCTGGCCACCCCGACGGCGATGATGGTGGCCTCGGGCCGTGGCGCCCAGCTCGGCATCTTCCTCAAGGGCTACCGCGCGCTGGAGGCGATCAAGGCCGTCGACACCGTGGTCTTCGACAAGACCGGCACGCTGACCGTCGGGCATCCGGTGGTCACCGAGGTGACCGCCGCGCCCGGCTGCGACGACGCCGAGGTGCTGGCGCTGGCCGCCGCCGTGGAGACCGCCAGCGAGCACGCACTGGCGGTGGCCATCACCACCGCGGCCGCCGAGGTGCCCGGGTCGGTCACCGACTTCGCCGCGATCGCCGGCAACGGGGTCACCGGCCTGGTCGACGGGCACCGGGTGGCGGTGGGCCGGCCGTCCTGGGTGGCCCGCTCGGCGCGGATCCCCGCCGAACTGGCTGACGCCCGGCGCTGCGCGGAGCACCGCGGCGAGACGGTCGTCTACGTCGCCGTCGACGACGTGGCCTGCGCCGCGATCGCCGTCGCCGACACCGTCAAGGACTCCGCCGTCGGGGCCATCGCGGCGCTGCATGAGCGTGGGCTGCGCACTGTGCTGCTGACCGGCGACAACGCCGCGACCGCCGCCGCCGTCGCCGAGCAGGTCGGCATCGACGAGGCGATCGCCGATGTGCTGCCCGAGGGCAAGGTCGACGTCATCGAGCAACTGCGCGCCGGCGGCCGGGTAGTGGCGATGGTCGGCGACGGGATCAACGACGGCCCGGCGCTGGCGTCGGCGGATCTGGGCCTGGCGATCGGGCGCGGCACCGACGTGGCGATCGGTGCGGCCGACGTCATCCTGGTGCGCGACAACCTCGACGTCGTGCCGCAGGCCCTGGACCTGGCCCGGGCCACCATGCGGACCATCCGGGTCAACCTGGCGTGGGCGTTCGGCTACAACGTGGCGGCCATCCCGATCGCGGCGGCCGGCCTGCTCAACCCGCTGATCGCCGGCGGGGCGATGGCATTCTCGTCGTTCTTTGTGGTGTCAAACAGCCTGCGGCTGCGTAATTTCGGATCGGAGGACTAG
- the sigC gene encoding RNA polymerase sigma factor SigC, with product MDSPGDDQVTWLALAAGRGDPSALEQFIKATQRDVWRSVAYLGDPGTADDLTQETFLRAIGSLPRFTGRSSAKTWLLSIARRVVVDQIRHNQARPRAAYTVDLDRVLESRRTSGRFEEVIEVQMLLDGLDTDRRHALLLTQVLGLSYAEAAEVCGCPVGTIRSRVARAREDLLAAVRGDEAAG from the coding sequence GTGGATTCCCCCGGCGACGACCAGGTTACCTGGCTGGCACTGGCGGCCGGGCGTGGCGATCCGTCGGCATTGGAGCAGTTCATCAAGGCCACCCAGCGCGATGTGTGGCGGTCGGTGGCCTATCTCGGCGATCCCGGCACCGCCGACGATCTGACCCAGGAGACCTTCCTGCGGGCGATCGGTTCGCTGCCCCGGTTCACCGGGCGGTCCTCGGCCAAGACTTGGCTGCTGTCCATCGCCCGCCGCGTCGTGGTCGACCAGATTCGGCACAACCAGGCCCGCCCGCGGGCGGCCTACACCGTGGACCTGGACCGGGTGCTGGAGAGCCGGCGCACCAGCGGCCGGTTCGAGGAGGTCATCGAGGTCCAGATGCTGCTCGACGGCCTGGACACCGACCGCCGGCACGCCCTGTTGCTGACCCAGGTGCTGGGGCTGTCGTATGCGGAGGCCGCCGAGGTGTGCGGCTGCCCGGTGGGCACCATCCGCTCGCGGGTCGCCCGGGCCCGTGAGGACCTGCTGGCCGCGGTGCGCGGCGACGAAGCCGCCGGCTAA
- a CDS encoding polyadenylate-specific 3'-exoribonuclease AS has protein sequence MRYFYDTEFIDDGRTIELISIGVVAEDGREYYAVSTEFNPDDAGPWVRTHVLPKLPSPSSQVWRSRRRIREDLEEFFGIDGPEPVESDVAGPRARRTTLLAEPIELWAWVGAYDHVVLAQLWGPMTGLPREIPRFTREMKQLWEDRGRPALPALPDDNHDALVDARHNRAKFQAILAQTTRADNPRG, from the coding sequence GTGCGGTACTTCTATGACACCGAGTTCATCGACGACGGGCGCACCATCGAGCTGATCTCCATCGGAGTGGTGGCCGAGGACGGCCGTGAGTACTACGCGGTGTCCACCGAGTTCAACCCCGACGACGCCGGGCCCTGGGTGCGCACCCACGTGCTGCCCAAGCTGCCGTCGCCGTCGTCGCAGGTGTGGCGGTCGCGGCGCCGGATACGGGAGGACCTGGAGGAGTTCTTCGGCATCGACGGGCCCGAACCGGTCGAATCGGACGTCGCTGGGCCTCGTGCTCGCAGAACTACACTGCTCGCCGAACCCATCGAGCTGTGGGCCTGGGTCGGCGCCTACGACCACGTCGTGCTGGCCCAGCTGTGGGGCCCGATGACCGGACTGCCGCGCGAGATCCCCCGGTTCACCCGGGAGATGAAGCAACTGTGGGAGGACCGGGGCCGCCCGGCGCTGCCGGCGCTGCCCGACGACAACCACGACGCGCTGGTCGACGCTCGGCACAACCGGGCCAAGTTCCAGGCGATTCTGGCGCAGACAACCCGCGCAGACAACCCGCGCGGTTAG
- a CDS encoding glycosyltransferase 87 family protein, which produces MMTRQPDTGTEATLRGLAGRPAFRVVAAIAFLAAGWWLYAHVPYRIDIDVYRMGGRAWLNDQPLYAATSLFHTRPGINLPFTYPPLAAIFFAPFAWLPLPAASAAITVLTLVLVVVSTGLVLTRLDVCPGRPADRWWLAVGISAVASVALEPLHATFDFGQINVVLMALVIADCAPRRTPWPRGLLLGVAIALKLTPAVFILYFLLRRDVRAAVTSGITFLVATALGFALAWSDSVRYWTTTIHDTDRIGTPTLNTNQNISAALARLGLAAEPRMLIWAACTLLVLAATVWAGRGAMRAGQPMLALIAVALFGLVVSPVSWSHHWVWILPSLLTTGVLAARWRSVALWVITGAGLVLATSYPMLLMPEHHESEAALWRQLVGTSYLWWALAAIVAIGAVCRRRPVSPPRTPAVETTSDSAAPALQSP; this is translated from the coding sequence ATGATGACGCGGCAGCCCGACACGGGTACAGAAGCGACCCTGCGGGGGCTGGCCGGCAGGCCGGCGTTCCGGGTGGTCGCGGCGATCGCTTTCCTGGCGGCGGGCTGGTGGCTGTATGCCCACGTGCCCTACCGCATCGATATCGACGTCTACCGGATGGGCGGGCGTGCGTGGCTGAACGACCAGCCGCTGTATGCGGCGACCTCGTTGTTCCACACCCGGCCGGGCATCAATCTGCCCTTCACCTATCCCCCGCTGGCGGCGATCTTCTTCGCGCCGTTCGCCTGGTTGCCGTTGCCGGCGGCCAGCGCCGCCATCACGGTGCTGACCCTGGTGCTGGTGGTGGTGTCGACGGGGCTGGTGCTGACCCGGCTCGACGTGTGCCCGGGCCGCCCGGCCGACCGCTGGTGGTTGGCGGTCGGGATCAGCGCCGTCGCGTCGGTGGCGCTGGAACCGCTGCACGCAACGTTCGACTTCGGCCAGATCAATGTGGTGCTGATGGCGCTGGTGATCGCCGACTGCGCGCCCCGGCGCACCCCCTGGCCGCGCGGCCTGCTGCTCGGCGTGGCCATCGCGCTGAAGCTCACGCCCGCGGTGTTCATCCTCTACTTCCTGCTGCGCCGCGACGTGCGGGCCGCCGTCACCTCGGGCATCACCTTCCTGGTGGCGACGGCGCTGGGGTTCGCGCTGGCCTGGAGCGATTCGGTGCGGTACTGGACGACGACGATCCACGACACCGACCGGATCGGGACGCCCACGCTGAACACCAACCAGAACATCTCCGCCGCGCTGGCCCGGTTGGGCCTGGCCGCCGAGCCGCGGATGCTGATCTGGGCCGCGTGCACGCTGCTGGTGCTGGCGGCGACGGTGTGGGCCGGCCGCGGGGCCATGCGGGCGGGCCAGCCGATGCTGGCGCTGATCGCGGTGGCGCTGTTCGGCCTGGTGGTGTCGCCGGTGTCCTGGTCGCACCACTGGGTGTGGATCCTGCCGTCGCTGCTCACCACGGGCGTGTTGGCGGCCCGGTGGCGCAGTGTCGCGCTGTGGGTGATCACCGGCGCCGGGCTGGTGCTGGCCACCAGCTACCCGATGCTGCTCATGCCCGAGCACCACGAGTCCGAGGCCGCGCTGTGGCGTCAGCTGGTCGGTACGTCGTATCTGTGGTGGGCGTTGGCGGCGATCGTGGCCATCGGGGCGGTCTGCCGCCGCCGCCCGGTCAGCCCGCCGCGGACTCCGGCAGTCGAGACGACGTCGGACTCGGCAGCTCCGGCGCTGCAGTCTCCTTGA
- a CDS encoding lysophospholipid acyltransferase family protein, whose protein sequence is MWYWLFKYVFLGPLLYVIGRPKTQGLEHLPSNGSAILASNHLAVMDSFFLPLMVRRRITFLAKQEYFTGTGVKGRFLAWFYTVVGQVPIDRTDADSAQAALDTAKRILDQGKLLGMYPEGTRSPDGRLYKGKTGLARLALETGVPVIPVAMVGTNVVNPPGARFLRSGKVEVRFGKPMDFSRFDGMAGNRFIERAVIDEVMYALMELSGQEYVDVYAASLKETAAPELPSPTSSRLPESAAG, encoded by the coding sequence ATGTGGTACTGGTTGTTCAAGTACGTCTTTCTGGGTCCGCTGCTCTATGTCATCGGGCGGCCGAAAACCCAAGGCTTGGAGCATCTTCCGTCCAACGGGTCGGCGATCCTGGCCAGTAACCACCTGGCGGTGATGGACAGCTTCTTCCTGCCGCTGATGGTGCGCCGCCGGATCACCTTCCTGGCCAAGCAGGAGTACTTCACCGGCACCGGGGTCAAGGGCCGGTTCCTGGCCTGGTTCTACACCGTCGTCGGCCAGGTGCCGATCGACCGCACCGACGCCGACTCCGCGCAGGCCGCCCTGGACACCGCCAAGCGGATCCTGGACCAGGGCAAGCTGCTCGGCATGTACCCCGAGGGCACCCGCAGCCCCGACGGCCGCCTCTACAAGGGCAAGACCGGGCTGGCCCGGCTCGCGCTGGAGACCGGTGTGCCCGTCATCCCGGTGGCGATGGTCGGCACCAACGTGGTCAACCCACCCGGCGCCCGCTTCCTGCGGTCCGGGAAGGTCGAGGTCCGGTTCGGCAAGCCGATGGACTTCTCCCGCTTCGACGGCATGGCCGGCAACCGGTTCATCGAGCGCGCCGTCATCGACGAGGTGATGTACGCCCTGATGGAGCTGTCCGGCCAGGAGTACGTCGACGTCTACGCCGCCAGCCTCAAGGAGACTGCAGCGCCGGAGCTGCCGAGTCCGACGTCGTCTCGACTGCCGGAGTCCGCGGCGGGCTGA
- a CDS encoding ArsA family ATPase: MTPSPGAARIALFVGKGGVGKSTLACATAVRAARDGERVLIVSTDQAHSLGDVLGVDVPPGGPDAAVRVLDGEFDGPLDALALDTLALLEQGWRSAAEVVAQRYPDSEIGDLAPEELSALPGIQEVLGLHTVAELADGGRWDLVVVDCASTADALRMLTLPGAFGLYLERAWPQHRRLSSVTDRSGAAVVTLLERMAAGMDGLSALLGRGDRVGAHLVLTPEKVVAAEAVRTLGALSLMGVRVDRLIVNQVLLQDDSYEYSNLPEHPAFDWYAARINEQQRVLAELSVTIGDVELALAPHFPGEPIGPASLGELLDAVVYRNGAAPPGPLRPVVDLESGSGLGSIYRMRLELPQVDSGSLTLGRVDDDLVIGTGGLRRRVRLASVLRRCTVVDAALRGTELTVRFRPNPEVWPA, translated from the coding sequence CTGACCCCGAGTCCCGGCGCCGCGAGAATCGCCCTGTTCGTCGGCAAGGGCGGGGTGGGCAAGTCCACCCTGGCCTGCGCGACGGCGGTGCGGGCCGCCCGCGACGGCGAGCGGGTGCTGATCGTCTCCACCGACCAGGCGCATTCCCTGGGCGACGTCCTCGGCGTCGACGTGCCGCCCGGTGGCCCGGACGCGGCGGTGCGGGTGCTCGACGGCGAGTTCGACGGCCCCCTCGACGCGCTCGCGCTGGACACCCTGGCGCTGCTGGAGCAGGGCTGGCGTAGCGCCGCCGAGGTGGTCGCCCAGCGCTACCCGGACTCCGAGATCGGCGACCTGGCTCCCGAGGAGCTGTCCGCGCTGCCCGGGATCCAGGAGGTTCTGGGTCTGCACACCGTCGCCGAACTGGCCGACGGTGGCCGCTGGGACCTGGTGGTGGTGGATTGCGCGTCCACCGCCGACGCGCTGCGGATGCTGACGCTGCCCGGCGCGTTCGGGCTGTACCTGGAGCGGGCCTGGCCGCAGCACCGCCGGCTGTCCTCGGTCACCGACCGGTCCGGCGCCGCCGTCGTCACGCTGCTGGAGCGGATGGCCGCCGGGATGGACGGGCTGAGCGCGCTGCTCGGCCGGGGGGACCGGGTCGGCGCGCACCTGGTGCTGACCCCGGAGAAGGTGGTGGCCGCCGAGGCCGTCCGCACCCTGGGTGCACTGTCGCTGATGGGCGTGCGGGTCGACCGGCTGATCGTCAACCAGGTTCTGCTGCAGGACGATTCCTACGAGTACAGCAACCTGCCGGAGCATCCGGCGTTCGACTGGTACGCCGCGCGGATCAACGAACAGCAGCGGGTGCTGGCCGAGCTGTCGGTGACCATCGGCGATGTGGAGCTGGCGCTGGCGCCGCACTTCCCGGGCGAACCGATCGGCCCGGCGTCGCTCGGGGAACTGCTCGACGCCGTCGTCTACCGCAACGGCGCGGCACCGCCGGGCCCGCTGCGACCGGTCGTCGACCTGGAATCGGGGTCGGGGCTGGGGAGCATCTACCGGATGCGGCTAGAGTTGCCACAGGTCGACTCGGGTTCCCTGACGCTGGGCCGGGTCGACGATGACCTGGTCATCGGAACCGGTGGCCTACGCCGACGGGTGCGGCTGGCGTCGGTGCTGCGCCGCTGTACCGTCGTCGACGCCGCACTTCGCGGCACCGAACTGACCGTGCGTTTTCGACCGAATCCGGAGGTGTGGCCGGCGTGA
- a CDS encoding SRPBCC family protein, whose product MADKTAQTIYIEADPATVMDVIADIGSYPEWVKEYKETEVLETFADGNPKTARLVLDATVLSDTMVLEYEWAADRSWVRWWLVSSSLLRALDGAYRLAPAGTGTEVTYELSVDLMIPMIGLLKRKAERRLTDSALKDLKKRAEG is encoded by the coding sequence GTGGCGGACAAGACGGCACAGACCATCTACATCGAGGCGGACCCGGCGACGGTGATGGACGTCATCGCCGACATCGGCTCCTACCCGGAGTGGGTCAAGGAGTACAAGGAGACCGAGGTCCTGGAGACCTTCGCCGACGGCAACCCCAAAACGGCGCGGCTGGTGTTGGACGCCACGGTGCTCTCCGACACCATGGTGCTGGAGTACGAGTGGGCCGCGGACCGCAGCTGGGTGCGCTGGTGGCTGGTGTCCAGCTCGCTGCTGCGGGCCCTCGACGGCGCCTACCGGCTGGCGCCGGCGGGCACCGGCACCGAGGTCACCTATGAACTGTCGGTCGACCTGATGATCCCGATGATCGGCCTGCTCAAGCGCAAGGCCGAGCGACGGCTCACCGATTCCGCGCTCAAGGACCTGAAGAAGCGGGCCGAGGGCTGA
- a CDS encoding polyketide cyclase / dehydrase and lipid transport, with protein MNSYQIADETFVAADPALVGAVVGDPARWRRWWPDLRLTVIEERGPAGVRWQVAGPLTGTMEIWLEPELDGVILHYFLHAEPTGVADTATLDLAGATGKARARRTTRPADLAELNHRRRVAGKKMSFEVKAELERGRGVGMPPAS; from the coding sequence ATGAACAGCTACCAGATCGCCGACGAGACGTTCGTGGCCGCCGATCCCGCCCTCGTCGGTGCGGTCGTCGGCGACCCCGCCCGCTGGCGGCGGTGGTGGCCCGATCTGCGGTTGACGGTCATCGAGGAGCGCGGACCGGCCGGCGTTCGCTGGCAGGTCGCCGGGCCGCTGACCGGGACCATGGAGATCTGGCTGGAGCCCGAGCTCGACGGGGTGATCCTGCACTACTTCCTGCACGCCGAACCCACGGGCGTCGCCGATACCGCCACCCTCGATCTCGCCGGTGCCACCGGTAAGGCTCGTGCTCGCAGAACTACACGGCCCGCCGACCTTGCCGAGCTGAACCACCGGCGCCGGGTGGCCGGCAAGAAAATGTCTTTCGAGGTCAAGGCGGAGCTGGAGCGGGGCCGCGGCGTCGGCATGCCGCCGGCGTCCTGA
- a CDS encoding AMP-dependent synthetase/ligase, with the protein MREFNAPASFVVGEQDNVVSAVYENAATHPDYPIYQRLIDGVWTNVSCAQAADQIRSVARGLIARGVVPGDRVALLSATRYEWAILDLAILSVGALTVPIYETSSSDQIQWVLEDSGAVLLLAETDEHREMAEKLAPGLPALRAILQIEGSGPSAIETLTVDGADVEPAEVQRRVSGLRASDPATMIYTSGTTGRPKGCQLTHSNLIYEIRGAKDAVPDLLKQSQRLLVFLPLAHVLARAIAMAAMHNRVTVGFTSDIKNLIPMFAVFKPTIVVSVPRVFEKVYNTAEQNAFNAGKGKIFHIAADTAIAWSEALDTPGGPGLLLRAKHALFDKLVYHKLKAALGGDCVASISGGAPLGARLCHFYRGVGLTIYEGYGLTETCAAITVNRMDDMRVGTVGKLLGGNSMRIADDGEVLVRGGVVFHGYWQNEKATADAVHDGWFYTGDIGTVDDDGFLKITGRKKEIIVTAGGKNVAPAVLEDQLRAHPLISQAMAVGDAQPFIAALITIDPEAWPAWKEHHGKAADATVGELATDPDLTAEIDRAIENANAAVSHAESIRKFVILPVDFTVETGELTPTLKLKRNVVAEKFADAIEGLYAKH; encoded by the coding sequence GTGCGCGAATTCAATGCCCCCGCGTCCTTTGTCGTCGGCGAACAGGACAACGTGGTATCGGCGGTCTACGAGAACGCGGCGACGCATCCGGACTACCCGATCTATCAACGATTGATCGACGGCGTCTGGACCAACGTCAGCTGCGCGCAGGCCGCCGACCAGATCCGCAGTGTGGCCCGCGGCCTGATCGCCCGCGGCGTGGTCCCCGGCGACCGGGTGGCGCTGCTGTCGGCGACCCGCTACGAGTGGGCCATCCTGGACCTGGCGATCCTGTCCGTCGGCGCGCTGACCGTGCCGATCTACGAGACCTCGTCCTCGGACCAGATCCAGTGGGTGCTGGAGGATTCCGGCGCGGTGCTGCTGTTGGCGGAGACCGACGAGCACCGCGAGATGGCCGAGAAGCTGGCCCCGGGGCTGCCCGCCCTGCGCGCCATCCTGCAGATCGAGGGATCCGGCCCGTCGGCCATCGAGACGCTGACCGTCGACGGCGCCGACGTCGAACCGGCTGAGGTGCAGCGCCGGGTGTCCGGGCTGCGCGCCTCGGATCCGGCCACCATGATCTACACCTCGGGCACCACCGGCCGGCCCAAGGGCTGCCAGCTGACGCACTCCAACCTGATCTACGAGATCCGGGGCGCCAAGGACGCGGTGCCGGACCTGCTCAAGCAGTCGCAGCGTTTGCTGGTGTTCCTGCCGCTGGCGCACGTGCTGGCCCGGGCGATCGCCATGGCGGCCATGCACAACCGGGTGACGGTCGGCTTCACCAGCGACATTAAGAACCTGATCCCGATGTTCGCGGTGTTCAAGCCGACCATCGTGGTGTCGGTGCCGCGGGTGTTCGAGAAGGTCTACAACACCGCCGAGCAGAACGCCTTCAACGCCGGCAAGGGCAAGATCTTCCACATCGCCGCCGACACCGCCATCGCCTGGAGCGAGGCGCTGGACACCCCCGGCGGCCCGGGCCTGCTGCTGCGCGCCAAGCACGCGCTGTTCGACAAGCTGGTCTATCACAAGCTCAAGGCCGCCCTCGGTGGCGACTGCGTGGCCTCGATCTCCGGCGGCGCGCCGCTGGGCGCCCGGTTGTGCCACTTCTACCGCGGCGTCGGGCTGACCATCTACGAGGGCTACGGACTGACCGAGACGTGTGCGGCCATCACGGTGAACCGGATGGACGACATGCGGGTCGGCACCGTCGGCAAGCTGCTGGGCGGCAACAGCATGCGCATCGCCGACGACGGCGAGGTGCTGGTCCGCGGCGGCGTGGTGTTCCACGGTTACTGGCAGAACGAGAAGGCCACCGCCGACGCCGTGCACGACGGCTGGTTCTACACCGGTGACATCGGCACCGTCGACGACGACGGGTTCCTGAAGATCACCGGCCGCAAGAAGGAGATCATCGTCACCGCCGGCGGCAAGAACGTCGCGCCGGCCGTGCTGGAGGACCAGCTGCGGGCGCACCCGCTGATCTCCCAGGCGATGGCCGTCGGTGATGCGCAGCCGTTCATCGCCGCGCTGATCACCATCGACCCGGAGGCCTGGCCGGCGTGGAAGGAACACCACGGCAAGGCCGCCGACGCAACCGTCGGTGAGCTGGCGACCGACCCGGATCTGACCGCCGAGATCGACCGCGCGATCGAGAACGCCAACGCGGCGGTGTCCCATGCCGAGTCGATCCGCAAGTTCGTCATCCTGCCGGTGGACTTCACCGTCGAGACCGGCGAGCTCACCCCCACGCTGAAGCTCAAGCGCAACGTGGTGGCCGAGAAGTTCGCCGACGCGATCGAGGGCCTGTACGCCAAGCACTGA
- a CDS encoding glycosyltransferase family 4 protein, protein MTRILLVSNDYPPRPGGIQSYLEQLVTRMAGEHELTVYAPRWKGSAEYDERVAARGITIVRHRSTLMLPEPMVDARMRALIAERGIETVWFGAAAPLALLADRARGAGARRVVASTHGHEVGWSMLPVAASALRRIGDSTDVITFVSHYTRRRFAAAFGPHAGLEHLPPGVDTDHFRPDPAARAVLRERYRLGDAPTVVCVSRLVPRKGQDMLIRALSQLRRRVDGAVLVIVGGGPYREHLQALAAEHGVADHVVFTGSVPTDELPAHYALGDVFAMPCRTRGAGLDVEGLGIVFLEASATGVPVVAGNSGGAPETVVDGRTGTVVDGRDLDQIIDAIGDLLADPARSAAVGAAGRDWVCARWQWPRLATRMSELLTG, encoded by the coding sequence ATGACGCGCATCCTCCTGGTCAGCAATGACTACCCACCCCGCCCGGGTGGCATCCAGTCCTACCTGGAACAACTGGTCACCCGGATGGCCGGTGAGCACGAGCTGACCGTGTACGCACCGCGGTGGAAGGGCAGCGCCGAGTACGACGAACGCGTCGCCGCCCGCGGGATCACCATCGTCCGCCACCGGAGCACACTGATGCTGCCCGAGCCCATGGTCGACGCCCGGATGCGGGCGCTGATCGCCGAGCGCGGCATCGAGACCGTGTGGTTCGGCGCGGCCGCTCCGCTGGCGCTGCTGGCCGACCGCGCCCGCGGCGCCGGGGCCCGGCGGGTGGTAGCCAGCACCCACGGCCACGAGGTCGGCTGGTCCATGCTGCCGGTGGCCGCCTCCGCGCTGCGCCGGATCGGGGACAGCACCGACGTGATCACCTTCGTCTCGCACTACACGCGACGCCGGTTCGCCGCGGCGTTCGGCCCGCACGCCGGTCTCGAGCACCTGCCGCCCGGGGTGGACACCGACCACTTCCGGCCCGACCCGGCCGCCCGCGCGGTGCTGCGGGAGCGCTACCGACTCGGCGACGCACCGACGGTGGTGTGCGTCTCCCGGCTGGTGCCCCGCAAGGGCCAGGACATGCTGATCCGCGCGCTGTCGCAGCTGCGCCGCCGGGTCGATGGCGCGGTGTTGGTGATCGTCGGCGGGGGACCGTACCGGGAGCATCTGCAGGCTCTGGCCGCCGAACACGGCGTCGCCGACCACGTGGTGTTCACCGGCAGCGTGCCCACCGACGAACTGCCCGCGCACTACGCCCTGGGCGACGTGTTCGCCATGCCGTGCCGTACCCGCGGCGCCGGCCTGGACGTCGAGGGCCTGGGCATCGTGTTCCTGGAGGCCTCGGCGACCGGCGTCCCGGTGGTGGCCGGAAACTCCGGGGGCGCACCGGAAACCGTGGTCGACGGCCGCACCGGCACCGTCGTCGACGGCCGCGACCTGGACCAGATCATCGATGCCATCGGCGACCTGCTGGCCGACCCGGCCCGGTCCGCCGCCGTCGGCGCGGCCGGCCGGGACTGGGTGTGTGCGCGCTGGCAGTGGCCCCGGCTGGCCACTCGGATGTCGGAGCTGCTGACGGGCTGA